One Deinococcus multiflagellatus DNA window includes the following coding sequences:
- a CDS encoding menaquinone biosynthetic enzyme MqnA/MqnD family protein: MTYRAGWIHYTNVAPILDTLALPSGVTAITGVPTEMNAALLSGRVDIANISAVEFIRHADILEALPDFSVAVLGPVYSVNLFHTRPLRQVRRIALTAQSAMSVALLEVLLREWGLSPVLERAEGDAETLLKGGYDGVLRIGDSALREWYGVAGPLTPQTTMTSLPNTGRGITVTDLACAWFDLTGHPFTFAVWAYRKDNPPPPALIQAMREARREGLGHLAAVARRHAPRLGLPERVVQHYLWNFRYHLEAPDRLGLHEFAAKAVPGHAELTFGPRPGPVAARRPYEPTH; this comes from the coding sequence ATGACCTACCGCGCCGGCTGGATTCACTACACCAACGTGGCCCCCATTCTTGACACCCTGGCGTTGCCATCTGGCGTCACGGCCATCACGGGCGTGCCCACCGAGATGAACGCGGCGCTGCTGTCGGGGCGGGTGGACATCGCCAACATCAGCGCGGTCGAGTTCATTCGCCATGCCGACATTCTGGAAGCCCTGCCGGATTTCAGCGTGGCGGTGCTGGGGCCGGTGTATTCGGTGAACCTGTTTCACACGCGGCCCCTGCGCCAGGTGCGCCGCATTGCCCTGACCGCGCAGTCGGCCATGAGCGTGGCGCTGCTGGAGGTGCTGCTGCGCGAGTGGGGCCTGAGCCCAGTGCTGGAGCGCGCCGAGGGCGACGCCGAGACGCTGCTGAAGGGGGGTTACGACGGCGTGCTGCGCATTGGCGACAGCGCCCTGCGCGAGTGGTATGGCGTGGCCGGGCCGCTAACCCCGCAGACCACCATGACCAGCCTGCCCAACACCGGCCGGGGCATCACCGTGACGGACCTGGCCTGCGCGTGGTTTGACCTGACCGGGCACCCCTTCACCTTTGCCGTGTGGGCCTACCGCAAGGACAACCCCCCACCCCCGGCGCTGATTCAGGCCATGCGCGAGGCCCGCCGGGAGGGCCTGGGGCACCTCGCCGCCGTGGCCCGGCGCCACGCCCCGCGCCTGGGGCTGCCGGAGCGCGTGGTGCAGCATTACCTGTGGAACTTCCGCTACCACCTGGAAGCGCCGGATCGTCTGGGCCTGCACGAATTCGCCGCCAAGGCCGTACCGGGCCACGCCGAGCTGACCTTTGGGCCCCGGCCGGGGCCGGTGGCGGCCCGCCGGCCCTATGAACCCACGCACTGA